DNA sequence from the Fibrobacter sp. genome:
TCGCCGGCAAACCGGTTCCACCCGTAAATGACGCAGGTGATACACTGAGCCAGATTGCACTGAAACCCGGTTCTCAGGATGACAATCGTCAGGTAGTACCGTCTAATAAAAACGGAAATCTGGTGGTTATTGGTGACGGAGATTTTGTTTCGGGCCAGAATGCCATACAGGGAAATATAGCGATGCTGCTTAACCTTGTTGACTGGCTGTCACTCGATGATAATCTCATAGCGATACGTACCCGTTCACTTAAGGACCGTACCATTGAGGCAGACCTTCTGAAAGAAAACTCATCAAAACCCAACGTGATCCGCCTTGTCAATATTCTGGTGATGCCTCTTCTGGTTGTTGTGTTCGGTCTGATTGTTTTCATCAAGAGAAAAGAGCCTGTTACCGTTGTGTCACAGGAAAAAGCAGAGGAGAAGAAGTAAATGAATGGAAAGAAGCTTTTAGTTATTACAGGAATTCTGGTAGTCGCCGTTCTGGTGATAATTTTAAGCGAGAAGTTGACTAACAGTTCTCCATCCAGCAAATCGGCATTGTTTTTCCCGGGGATGACCGAAAAAGACATTTCATCGGTTACAATAAAGGATTCAAACGGATCCGTCAAGATCCGCCGCAAGGGTGATATCTGGGTTGTCTCTAGTGTTGTTGCTGCAGACAAGGACAGCACAGAGTCTCCAGTCGGGGAAACCAAGACTCCGGCTTCCTCAGATGTGGAGGAGTGGGCTGCTGACAGCGCATCTGTGGCTGCAGTTCTGGAAAAGCTGACCAGCATGAAAAAGGATGAATTGATTTCTGAGAATCCTGAAAAACAGGCGATTTTCGAAGTTGACAGCACATCCGGTGTTCTCGTTGACGTGTTCGATGCGGGCAGTAAACTGAAAGGTTCTTTCCGGATCGGTAAAAACGGGCCTGACTGGAGCAGCAATTATGTAAGGATGATCGGCTCCAACTCGGTTTATATGGTGAAGGGAAGTATCAAGTACTCGTTTTTTACAGAACTTAAACGGTGGAGAGATAAATCCATTGTCAAATTCGACAAAGAATCTGCCTCAAAGATCAGTCTGAAAAGAAAAGACGGTACAGTCCTTACAGTTGCAAAGGCCGATACAGCCTGGAGCATCACTGAACCTTTTGCAAGTCCGGCTAAAAAGGATCAAATCGATCAGTTGCTCAACAGTCTTTCCAGACTCACTGCAACCGATTTTGAAACAACCTCAGACGATTCCGCACTGGGACTCCTGAATCCGGAACTTTCTGCTGACATCGCTTTCTCCAATGGCTCATCCAAAAAAGTCATTTTCGGCACGAAAGATTCAGCAAACAGATACAGGGTCAAAGCCGAGGGTAAAGACGTCGTATTTCTTATCAATGAATATGAATTCAGCAACATAAACAAGGATGCTGCTTCAGTGAAAGAGGAAGTCGCAGCTGATACAACATCGGAAACAAAAAAGTAACAAAAATGCCAAAACCCCTGCTACAGCAGGGGTTTTTTATCTCTCACTTATTCTCCTCTCCAGAAAAGCAGCATCAATAGTAAAAATCAGAACGGACTGCACATGAAAGAGAAACTGGTTGACGCACGAGGACAGGTCTGTCCCATGCCTCTTATCATGACAAAGAAGGCTTTAAAAGATCTCGGTACCGGGCAACCTTTACGCATTCTTATTGATAATGAAACATCGAAACAGAATGTGATGCGATTTCTATCCGATAACGGGATCAAAGCTGAATGTGAGGAGGAAAATGGTACCTTTACTCTGAGACTCTTCGGTGCTCCTGCCACCCTCTCACATCCTGATGTCCAGAGTTACTGCAACACCGGTGAAGCAAAGCCTCATGTGGTCGTGATCAGCAGTGACAAAATGGGAAGGGGTTCTGATGAACTCGGGGAGATTCTCATCAAAGCTTTTATAAACACGATAAAAGAGGTCAGTCCACTTCCCGGATCTGTAGTTTTTTACAACAGCGGTATTTTCTTTACCCTTAAGGATTCGCCGGTTCTGGAATCCCTGGTGGAACTGGAGAGAGCCGGTGTGAAAGTATTGATCTGCGGAACCTGCCTTAATTATTATGAAAAAAAAGAGCAGATCGGAGTTGGCACGGTTTCAAATATGTATACGATTCTGGAGACGCTCAGTAATGCAAGCCACATTGTGTGTCCCTGAGACAATGCAATGATGATCAACAAATATTTTGATAATGCAGCTACATCATTTCCCAAACCAGCTTCTGTAGCAGAATACATATCAAAGTATCTTACAGAATCAGGCGGGACTTACGGCCGAAGCGCGTATCTCCGCGTTCTTGAATCATCGGAAACAGTCGAGAGAGTCCGGGAGAAACTTGCAGAAAAAACAGGTGTAGCCAAGCCTGAAAATATCACTTTTACACCCAATGCAACTACAGCTATCAACACGGTGCTGTTTGGCCTGAACCTGCATGACTGCCGTGTGCTCATATCACCTCTGGAACACAATGCTGTGATGCGGCCTCTCTTTGAAATCTGCCAAAGGTTCAATGTCAGCTTCGATATACTGCCGCACGGTCCTGACGGTCTGGTGGAAGTCAAAAAGATTAAAGATGCTATAAAGCCATCAACACGCCTTGTCATCATAAACCATCATAGCAATGTAAACGGCCTCATTCAGCCCCTTTCAGAAATAAAGAGAGAAGCAGGAGAGATACCTGTTCTTGCTGATCTTGCTCAATCCCTGGGACATACAGATATTTTTCTCGATTCATGGAATATCGATTTTGCCGCCTTTACAGGCCACAAAGGTCTTCTAGGCCCCACCGGCACCGGAGGTCTTTACTGCAAAGATCCCGGAAAGATTTCACCGCTTATTTACGGAGGCACAGGAAGCAGATCGGAAAGTTTCGAGATGCCATCCTTTACTCCAGATAAATTCGAAGCAGGAACACCCAATATAGCCGGAATCTACGGGTTGCTTGGCAGCCTCGAAAACTATCCTGAGCCTGCCCATTCAAATAAGGACATTCTTGAACTGATGGATCAGATAAGCAGAATTGAAAAGGTAAAGGTATTCAGATCCAGAGATGTTAAGTTACAGGGCACTCTGTTTTCCATCACTCACGAGCAGCATAGCTGCAGCCGCATAGCAGCAGAACTCTACTCGGAATATGGTATAGAGGTGCGATCAGGGTTACATTGCGCTCCTCTGGCACACAAAACTCTCGGTACTTTTCCCTCAGGAACAGTCCGGTTCGCGCCCTCCCCTACCCATACGATAGAGGATTTCCGGTATCTTTACGAAGCAGTAAGAGACGTTTGCAAATGAGATTGCTGGCTCTTTTCAGGTCAACAAGGGAAGTTATCGGGGCCGAAAAGCTTTGCAGAGCAGAGGGTATTTCCTGCAAGTCGATTCCGGTTCCCCGGGAGATCTCCTCTGAATGCGGGATAGCACTTGAATTCTCTCCTGAAGACAAAGAAAAGGCAACGGCACTGTTTAATAAAGAATCGGTGAGTTTCAGTTTTTACGAGGTTTGAGTCGAGTCTCAACACTAAGAATACTATCCAGACGGATAAAATATTCGATACCGATGCCGATTCCGATACCAACCCCGAACTGGAGAGTGAATATCGGTGCCTTCAAGGAAAAAGGACATCAATCCTGGGCACCACCGCCAGTGTAGACAAATTTCTCAGTGCGGGCATGGAGATCATTATAAAGAAGATTTGCTTCCTCGGAAGTAGCTGAGCGAAAACGCTGGATCTTCTCCAGTTCCAGGGCACTTTTATTCTGAAGCAGAGCATCTTTGTACTCATCGGTATAAAAATGATCTATGGATTTAAAGACAGGCTCGTTGTTGATCCGCAGAGATAGAAGAGTGTTAATCTCCTGCATTGTAAGGGGATTTGACGTCGCGTTTCTACGCAGTTTTTCGATTTGAGAGTATTGTTTTGAGAAATGCGTTCTGGCGAATGAATCAGACATGTATATCTCCTTTTTTTGAATACCTTAAGATTATCCTTCATGCATGACCGGAACCTGCTCTGCCTCAGTGCTTACAGAAACCGATGTGTCGCTATTTATTATATCCTGAATAACAAGCCCGGCCAGCATAAAACCGAATACAGCGGTAATATGTACAGCAGAACCATTTATCTGTTTTTTCGTGCTGCACCAATCCTTTAATTCCCCGTTTCCGATCTTACCTGAAGAGGGACACATGCATGCTCCTGTCCCGCACCCGAAATTAATATCATAAGGTTCTGATGCAAGCTCATCACTGTAAACACAAGTGACCTCGCCACTAAAGCCGCGCCTTCGGAGCCTCTTTCTGACAAATCGTCCAAGCCTGCAGCCTTCAGTCTGCCAGAGAGATGCGATTTTTATCTTTGAGGGGTCAGTTTTGCAGGATGCACCAAGCGCAGAATAAACCTTTGCGCCCGATGCAGACGCGTTAATGATGAGTTCTACTTTACTACTGAGGCTATCGATCGCATCAATAACATAGCTGTATTTTTCCAGTTCGAATTCCGCAGCGGTATTGCGGTCATAAACCGACTGCATGGCATTGATCGATGCGACGGGATTAATAGAGATCAGCCTGTCCCGAAGCGCGGTGACTTTGACCTGCCCTGCTGTATCAAAAGTAGCCTGCACCTGACGGTTTATGTTGGTGATACAGATAATGTCTGAATCGACTATGGTCAGATGATGAATTCCGGAGCGGACGAGCGCTTCTGCACACCAGCTCCCTACCCCTCCTACGCCGAAAAGAATCACTGGGGTGTTCATAAGCCGTTCCAGGGCTTTACTGCCTGTTAAAAGTTCCAGACGCTGAAAAGCTCCAGATTGCTTTCTGCCGGTTTTCCGGGTTGTTTGATTGATTTCCATGAGAGTGTAAATTACAATTGTGGCTGGTTTTTTTTCAATATACAGAACTGATTTACGTGATAAAATGCTTATTATTGTTTTACCGCTCTCAATAAAAACTGAAATGTAAAGAAATCAAGAAGCTCATCTTCACGCAGTTTAAGATCATTTCCTGTGAGAATACGGGACAGTTCTTCCAGTTTCGCGGGAATTCCATGCTGTTTCCAGAGAGGGATTTGAGTTTCTGCATCCTTGTAATAGACGTTTGTCATCTTGATTATTTTAAAACCACAACTGCTGAAAAGTCTCACGATTCCGTTAAATGTAAAGAATCTCAGGTGAGTTTTATCCAGGATTCCTTCGTTATCATAGCCGAATTCCCCCTGGAGCAGACGCCCGATGACTTTCCCATTGCGGATATTTGGAATACTGGCCACAATAGAACCATCCTGCCTCAAACTGGTTTTCAGTTTCCCGAGAATATCCCAGGGATCTTTCAGGTGCTCAAGGACATCAGCACAAATAATTATATCGAAGAAATCCGTGGGGAGTTCCTTCCAGGCGGATTCAATATCGCTAATGAATACTTTATCATAAATTGATTCTGCGATTTGTGCAGCCTCAACAACCGGCTCTATTCCATATATAGATTCACAGCCTCTCTCTTTGAGAGTTTTCCCAAGTCTTCCGGCCCCACATCCTATATCCAGGATTTTTGCCATGGCAACAGAAGGCATGAGATCTAGAAGT
Encoded proteins:
- a CDS encoding DUF3343 domain-containing protein, producing the protein MRLLALFRSTREVIGAEKLCRAEGISCKSIPVPREISSECGIALEFSPEDKEKATALFNKESVSFSFYEV
- a CDS encoding aminotransferase class V-fold PLP-dependent enzyme, encoding MINKYFDNAATSFPKPASVAEYISKYLTESGGTYGRSAYLRVLESSETVERVREKLAEKTGVAKPENITFTPNATTAINTVLFGLNLHDCRVLISPLEHNAVMRPLFEICQRFNVSFDILPHGPDGLVEVKKIKDAIKPSTRLVIINHHSNVNGLIQPLSEIKREAGEIPVLADLAQSLGHTDIFLDSWNIDFAAFTGHKGLLGPTGTGGLYCKDPGKISPLIYGGTGSRSESFEMPSFTPDKFEAGTPNIAGIYGLLGSLENYPEPAHSNKDILELMDQISRIEKVKVFRSRDVKLQGTLFSITHEQHSCSRIAAELYSEYGIEVRSGLHCAPLAHKTLGTFPSGTVRFAPSPTHTIEDFRYLYEAVRDVCK
- a CDS encoding class I SAM-dependent methyltransferase gives rise to the protein MNLSGDYYSKDRSELLDLMPSVAMAKILDIGCGAGRLGKTLKERGCESIYGIEPVVEAAQIAESIYDKVFISDIESAWKELPTDFFDIIICADVLEHLKDPWDILGKLKTSLRQDGSIVASIPNIRNGKVIGRLLQGEFGYDNEGILDKTHLRFFTFNGIVRLFSSCGFKIIKMTNVYYKDAETQIPLWKQHGIPAKLEELSRILTGNDLKLREDELLDFFTFQFLLRAVKQ
- a CDS encoding tRNA threonylcarbamoyladenosine dehydratase: MEINQTTRKTGRKQSGAFQRLELLTGSKALERLMNTPVILFGVGGVGSWCAEALVRSGIHHLTIVDSDIICITNINRQVQATFDTAGQVKVTALRDRLISINPVASINAMQSVYDRNTAAEFELEKYSYVIDAIDSLSSKVELIINASASGAKVYSALGASCKTDPSKIKIASLWQTEGCRLGRFVRKRLRRRGFSGEVTCVYSDELASEPYDINFGCGTGACMCPSSGKIGNGELKDWCSTKKQINGSAVHITAVFGFMLAGLVIQDIINSDTSVSVSTEAEQVPVMHEG
- the yedF gene encoding sulfurtransferase-like selenium metabolism protein YedF — encoded protein: MKEKLVDARGQVCPMPLIMTKKALKDLGTGQPLRILIDNETSKQNVMRFLSDNGIKAECEEENGTFTLRLFGAPATLSHPDVQSYCNTGEAKPHVVVISSDKMGRGSDELGEILIKAFINTIKEVSPLPGSVVFYNSGIFFTLKDSPVLESLVELERAGVKVLICGTCLNYYEKKEQIGVGTVSNMYTILETLSNASHIVCP
- a CDS encoding DUF4340 domain-containing protein — encoded protein: MNGKKLLVITGILVVAVLVIILSEKLTNSSPSSKSALFFPGMTEKDISSVTIKDSNGSVKIRRKGDIWVVSSVVAADKDSTESPVGETKTPASSDVEEWAADSASVAAVLEKLTSMKKDELISENPEKQAIFEVDSTSGVLVDVFDAGSKLKGSFRIGKNGPDWSSNYVRMIGSNSVYMVKGSIKYSFFTELKRWRDKSIVKFDKESASKISLKRKDGTVLTVAKADTAWSITEPFASPAKKDQIDQLLNSLSRLTATDFETTSDDSALGLLNPELSADIAFSNGSSKKVIFGTKDSANRYRVKAEGKDVVFLINEYEFSNINKDAASVKEEVAADTTSETKK